A region from the Mercenaria mercenaria strain notata chromosome 7, MADL_Memer_1, whole genome shotgun sequence genome encodes:
- the LOC128558315 gene encoding mucin-3A-like, whose amino-acid sequence MGGTKTVCAPNTTRALHQTLGHSPIHTVVEALSAPNTTRAIHRKPGHSPIHTVVEALSAPNTTRAIHRTSVHSQVHTVVEALSEPNTTRAMHRIQGHSPIHTVLEALSAANTTRAIHRTQGHSPIHTVVEAFSATNTTRAIHRAPGHSPIHTVLEALSATNTTRAIHRTPGHSPVHTVLEALSAPVIHRTPVRSPIHTAVEALIAPNTTRAIYRTPVHSQIHSVLEALSAPNTTRAIHRTPGHSPIHTVLEALSAPNTTRAIHQTLGHSPIHTVLEALSAPNTTRAIYRTPGHSPIHTVVVALSAPNTTRPYIEHQAHSPSHCIGSPYIEHPVRSPIHTVVEALSAPNTTRAIHRSPVHSRIHTVVEALGAPNTTRTMHQTPGHSPIHTKVKALSAPTTTIAMHRTPGHSPIHTVLEALSAPNTTRAMHRTPVQSPIHTVLEVLSAPKYNQSHASTPQYTLYWKH is encoded by the exons atggggggcacaaaaacagtGTGTGCACCAAACACAACCAGAGCCTTACATCAAACACTAGGCCATTCCCCAATTCACACTGTAGTGGAAGCATTAAGTGCACCAAATACAACAAGAGCCATACATCGAAAACCAGGTCACTCCCCAATTCACACTGTAGTGGAAGCATTAAGTGCACCAAATACAACCAGAGCCATACATCGAACATCAGTCCACTCCCAAGTTCACACTGTAGTGGAAGCATTAAGTGAACCAAATACAACCAGAGCAATGCATCGAATACAAGGTCACTCACCCATTCACACTGTATTGGAAGCATTAAGTGCAGCAAATACAACCAGAGCCATACATCGAACACAAGGTCACTCCCCAATTCACACTGTAGTGGAAGCATTTAGTGCAACAAATACAACCAGAGCCATACATCGAGCACCAGGTCACTCCCCAATTCACACTGTATTGGAAGCATTAAGTGCAACAAATACAACCAGAGCCATACATCGAACACCAGGTCACTCCCCAGTTCACACTGTATTGGAAGCATTAAGTGCACC AGTCATACATCGAACACCAGTCCGCTCCCCAATTCACACTGCAGTGGAAGCATTAATTGCACCAAATACAACCAGAGCCATATATCGAACACCAGTCCACTCCCAAATTCACTCTGTATTGGAAGCATTAAGTGCACCGAATACAACCAGAGCCATACATCGAACGCCAGGACACTCCCCAATTCACACTGTATTGGAAGCATTAAGTGCACCAAATACAACCAGAGCCATACATCAAACACTAGGGCATTCCCCAATTCACACTGTATTGGAAGCATTAAGTGCACCAAATACAACCAGAGCCATATATCGAACACCAGGACACTCTCCTATTCACACTGTAGTGGTAGCGTTAAGTGCACCAAATACAACCAGGCCATACATCGAACACCAGGCCCACTCCCCATCACACTGTATTGGAAGC CCATACATCGAACACCCAGTCCGCTCCCCAATTCACACTGTAGTGGAAGCATTAAGTGCACCAAATACAACCAGAGCCATACATCGATCACCAGTCCACTCCCGAATTCACACTGTAGTGGAAGCATTAGGTGCACCAAATACAACCAGAACCATGCATCAAACACCCGGCCACTCCCCAATTCACACTAAAGTGAAAGCATTAAGTGCACCAACTACAACCATAGCCATGCATCGAACACCAGGCCACTCCCCAATACACACTGTATTGGAAGCATTAAGTGCACCAAATACAACCAGAGCCATGCATCGAACACCAGTCCAATCCCCAATACACACTGTATTGGAAGTATTAAGTGCTCCAAAATACAACCAGAGCCATGCATCGACTCCCCAATACACACTGTACTGGAAGCATTAA
- the LOC123555360 gene encoding degenerin unc-8-like produces the protein MAERKNPPFFSRLQWDIYGYNYTSYDAKYENVTISNDIMWKTLEQFRMQMATLDRSSLDHISQPYKEFFLLCNFAGEECDSETIIQIRSYNYGMCYKFKPQNVKALEPHGKVAGTGPKYALELLLNVDQRESIPLVTSSAGVVVGTDAESWYFHENHGVFIPTGFETNIALSSVSKQRVPGWGKKLRCKDSSNGLTLLDCQKECKLEDISEKCGCYLYFFQVGHINGSVSSNNTVDQETGYVPCYTAEHYECIQNVHAEYMREPAEKCADCIPPCSVNWGVACVRCMALVVFRALNASTTVCIWEWPGVRCMALVVFGALNASTTV, from the exons atggcggaaagaaagaATCCTCCATTTTTTTCCAGATTACAGTGG GATATATATGGCTACAACTACACATCTTATGATGCAAAGTATGAAAATGTTACCATAA GTAACGATATAATGTGGAAAACATTGGAACAATTTCGGATGCAGATGGCTACGCTAGATCGTTCCAGCCTTGACCATATATCACAGCCGTATAAGGAATTCTTTCTTCTATGCAATTTTGCAGGGGAAGAATGCGATAG TGAAACGATAATCCAAATCAGGTCTTACAACTATGGAATGTGTTACAAGTTCAAACCTCAGAACGTAAAAGCCCTCGAACCACACGGCAAAGTAGCGGGTACAGGTCCAAAGTATG CTTTGGAATTGCTACTCAATGTTGATCAGAGGGAGAGCATACCACTCGTGACGTCATCAGCAGGTGTTGTTGTAGGAACGGACGCAGAAAGCTGGTATTTCCACGAAAATCACGGCGTTTTCATACCAACTGGCTTTGAAACAAATATTGCGCTATCGAGT GTTTCAAAACAGAGAGTTCCAGGATGGGGTAAAAAATTGCGCTGCAAGGATTCGAGTAATGGGCTGACACTGTTG GATTGTCAAAAAGAATGTAAACTAGAAGACATCAGTGAAAAGTGTGGTTGCTATCTGTATTTCTTTCAAGTCGGTCATATAAATGGGTCTGTGTCCTCAAACAATACAGTTGATCAAGAAACAGGTTACGTACCGTGCTATACTGCAGAACACTATGAATGTATCCAGAATGTTCATGCCGAATACATGCGAGAACCAGCGGAGAAATGTGCCGATTGTATACCACCATGCAG TGTGAATTGGGGAGTGGCCTGTGTTCGATGTATGGCTCTGGTTGTATTTCGGGCACTTAATGCTTCCACTACAGTGTGTATTTGGGAGTGGCCTGGTGTTCGATGTATGGCTCTGGTTGTATTTGGTGCACTTAATGCTTCCACTACAGTGTGA